Proteins co-encoded in one Azospirillum brasilense genomic window:
- a CDS encoding alpha-2-macroglobulin family protein, protein MLRAVARVCAVLVASSTPVIAADAPPEPVPFGVSSAEVVAERDVPQACFTFTDRLEKSRAVNYRDYVEVTPVGNGVAGGGAAFDGTAVARDRTLCVEGLKHGQSYRITLRDGLPGSDGKRLPNPDARDIEVPNRKPALAFRGAGYILPRIGADGLPLRSINLDRAKLQVLRINDRSLVEKIYFGRIGQQMSDHEVGEILDRSGQEVWRGEMAISNSRNQAVVTPFPIDAVLGRLEPGVYIAVASTEDIKPGGWDHKATQWFVVSDLGLNAITGEDALVVFARSVKGATPEAGVELRLLARNNEELGKALTGADGLARFDLTALRAAGREPVQALFAYRGAGDFGFLDLVTPTLANAPPPGGAPNAAPGGVAAVVPARPVPGQPDAFLYTERGIYRPGETVHLAMLLRDADAKPVTGRPVTLKIQRPDGFEVDRRPLAESGGGSFAARVEIPANAMTGTWAVTAHGEPEAGSQPNTMGPVLGRAEFLVEDFVPPRLEVALAAEAAELPADGKTTLTIDGHFLYGAPAAGLPGELAVTLRAAANPYPNLPGYRFGLAQEEVKPLRSDLPGFTTNRNGQAKADLALPKAPESTKPLEAVVRATLLDIGGRSVSRDLVLPVRHQPFAVGIRPRFEGDGVPEGATAGFDVVAVGPDGQPMDKEDLSYELFEEEYDYAWFEANGRWDYKVTVRDQRVTGGTLAAQAAKPGSVEAPVTAGRYRLEVFDPKTGVASSLRFAAGWWMTPTAGERPDQVDVTVMLPAYKGGDTAWVYVKPPYDSEVLITVADRKIRHASTRRIGPEGAFLEIPVDPTWTGGVYVLATAFGAPDAAGGPSKGVARRAVGLSWLAVDGDERALDVRVAAPAQTEPRRSVTAEVVVEGAPEGQPAYVTVAAVDDAVLQLTDQHSPNPIDHYLGKRRLGVELRDSFGRLIDPAVLDAARTRPGAAPRLRQVGVTVPQKSERVVSLFSGVLTVGPEGKVAVPLDVPDFQGRLRLMAVAWSGDKLGRSESSMLVADPVLADLGLPRFLAPGDRAVVPVTLDNVAGPAGAYTISLIASGAVSLSEGSIAVPELGKGKRATAGRVLTANGVGTGHIALDVTGPDGLRITRQWEIPVRPASPLVTRRTASMLAPERSVELPADLLNGLRPETATAALSLGNLPDLDIPGLLTALERGGPGGLEMTASRALPLLSLGDVAVALGVASDERVKARVQRSVDRVLTFQRTDGAFAAWSPKGEADSWLTAYALDFLGRAKAAGYRVPEGPYRKGLDGLRGALDNAWVEADEQPARAYALYVLARAKMIDAGAVRYFQETFWDKLQTDFARAQVATAIAALGDKDRAAEAFGRLSGARVVSASLRDYGSSLRDEAGVVALMGESGVVERERLTQATERLSKTYAAVRTTGVQEQAWLLQAAKALIDRAPAMKIAQKDAQGAEQVAEGVKPLFQRIDPAAPPAIRNAGGEPLRQILSVSGIADAAPGAEEQGMTVTRSLFDMTGRPADPGAVRPNDRLVVILEGSASDPVDRQVLVSDPLPAGFEIEAARFAGGGAPLGDLSWLGELTAPRAVDYRDDRFVAALDMTKQAPRFRLVYLVRAVTPGDYAQPGAVVEDLYRPHQSARTAASRLRVLPE, encoded by the coding sequence ATGTTGCGTGCAGTGGCGCGTGTCTGTGCCGTCCTCGTCGCGTCCTCAACCCCCGTCATCGCCGCCGACGCGCCGCCCGAGCCGGTGCCCTTCGGCGTGTCCTCCGCCGAGGTGGTGGCGGAGCGCGACGTGCCGCAGGCCTGCTTCACCTTCACCGACCGGCTGGAGAAGTCGCGCGCGGTGAACTACCGCGACTATGTGGAGGTGACGCCCGTCGGCAATGGGGTGGCCGGTGGTGGAGCCGCCTTCGACGGGACCGCCGTGGCGCGCGACCGCACCCTCTGCGTCGAGGGGCTGAAGCACGGGCAGAGCTACCGCATCACCCTGCGCGACGGGCTGCCGGGCAGCGACGGCAAGCGCCTGCCCAACCCCGACGCGCGCGACATCGAGGTGCCGAACCGCAAGCCGGCGCTGGCCTTCCGCGGGGCGGGCTACATCCTGCCGCGCATCGGCGCCGACGGGCTGCCGCTGCGCTCCATCAACCTCGACCGGGCGAAGCTCCAGGTGCTGCGCATCAACGACCGCAGCTTGGTGGAGAAGATCTATTTCGGCCGCATCGGCCAGCAGATGTCCGACCACGAGGTCGGCGAGATCCTCGACCGCTCCGGCCAGGAGGTGTGGCGCGGGGAAATGGCGATCAGCAACAGCCGCAACCAGGCGGTGGTGACGCCCTTTCCGATCGACGCCGTGCTGGGCCGGCTGGAGCCGGGCGTCTACATCGCCGTGGCCAGCACCGAGGACATCAAGCCCGGCGGCTGGGACCACAAGGCGACCCAGTGGTTCGTCGTCTCCGACCTCGGTTTGAACGCCATCACCGGCGAGGACGCGCTGGTCGTCTTCGCCCGCTCCGTCAAGGGCGCGACCCCGGAGGCCGGCGTGGAACTGCGCCTGCTCGCCCGCAACAACGAGGAGCTGGGCAAGGCGCTGACCGGTGCGGACGGGCTGGCGCGATTCGACCTCACCGCGCTGCGCGCCGCCGGGCGGGAGCCGGTGCAGGCGCTGTTCGCCTACCGCGGGGCGGGGGACTTCGGCTTCCTCGACCTCGTGACGCCGACGCTGGCCAACGCGCCGCCGCCGGGCGGGGCGCCGAACGCGGCGCCGGGCGGCGTTGCGGCGGTGGTCCCGGCGCGTCCGGTCCCCGGCCAGCCCGATGCCTTCCTTTATACCGAGCGCGGCATCTACCGCCCCGGCGAGACGGTGCATCTGGCGATGCTGCTGCGCGACGCCGACGCCAAGCCGGTCACCGGCCGTCCCGTGACGCTGAAGATCCAGCGCCCCGACGGCTTCGAGGTGGACCGCCGTCCGCTCGCCGAATCCGGCGGCGGCAGCTTCGCCGCCCGCGTCGAGATTCCGGCCAACGCCATGACCGGCACCTGGGCCGTCACCGCCCACGGCGAGCCGGAGGCGGGGAGCCAGCCGAACACGATGGGTCCGGTGCTGGGCCGCGCCGAGTTCCTGGTCGAGGACTTCGTGCCGCCGCGCCTCGAGGTCGCCCTGGCGGCCGAGGCGGCGGAGCTTCCGGCGGACGGCAAGACGACCCTGACCATCGACGGGCATTTCCTTTACGGCGCCCCGGCGGCGGGCTTGCCGGGCGAGCTGGCGGTGACGCTGCGCGCCGCGGCGAATCCCTACCCGAACCTGCCCGGCTACCGCTTCGGCCTCGCCCAGGAGGAGGTGAAGCCGCTGCGCAGCGACCTGCCGGGCTTCACCACCAACCGCAACGGGCAAGCCAAGGCCGATCTCGCGCTGCCCAAGGCGCCGGAGAGCACCAAGCCGCTGGAGGCGGTGGTCCGGGCCACCCTGCTCGACATCGGGGGGCGCTCGGTCAGCCGCGATCTGGTCCTGCCGGTGCGCCACCAGCCCTTCGCCGTCGGCATCCGCCCGCGCTTCGAGGGCGACGGGGTGCCGGAAGGCGCCACCGCCGGATTCGACGTGGTGGCGGTCGGGCCGGACGGCCAGCCGATGGACAAGGAAGACCTCTCCTACGAGCTGTTCGAGGAGGAGTACGACTACGCCTGGTTCGAGGCGAACGGGCGCTGGGACTACAAGGTCACGGTGCGTGACCAGCGGGTGACCGGCGGCACGCTCGCCGCCCAGGCGGCCAAGCCGGGCTCGGTGGAGGCCCCGGTGACCGCCGGCCGCTACCGGCTGGAGGTGTTCGACCCCAAGACCGGCGTGGCGAGCAGCCTGCGCTTCGCCGCCGGCTGGTGGATGACCCCGACCGCCGGCGAGCGTCCCGATCAGGTGGACGTGACCGTCATGCTGCCTGCCTACAAGGGCGGCGATACCGCCTGGGTCTACGTCAAGCCGCCCTACGACAGCGAGGTGCTGATCACCGTCGCCGATCGCAAGATCCGCCACGCCTCCACCCGCCGCATCGGGCCGGAGGGCGCCTTCCTGGAAATCCCCGTCGATCCGACCTGGACCGGCGGCGTCTATGTGCTGGCGACCGCCTTCGGCGCACCGGACGCCGCGGGCGGCCCGTCGAAGGGCGTGGCGCGCCGCGCCGTCGGCCTGTCCTGGCTGGCGGTGGACGGGGACGAGCGGGCGCTGGACGTGCGCGTCGCCGCCCCGGCGCAGACCGAGCCCCGCCGCTCCGTCACCGCGGAGGTGGTGGTGGAGGGCGCGCCGGAGGGCCAGCCGGCCTATGTAACGGTCGCCGCGGTGGACGACGCCGTGCTTCAGCTCACCGACCAGCATTCGCCGAACCCGATCGACCATTATCTGGGCAAGCGCCGCCTCGGCGTGGAACTGCGCGATTCCTTCGGGCGGCTGATCGATCCGGCGGTCCTCGACGCCGCCCGCACGCGCCCCGGCGCCGCCCCGCGGCTGCGTCAGGTCGGCGTCACCGTTCCGCAGAAGTCGGAGCGCGTCGTCTCCCTGTTCTCCGGCGTGCTGACCGTGGGGCCGGAGGGCAAGGTGGCGGTGCCGCTGGACGTCCCCGACTTCCAGGGCCGGCTGCGCCTGATGGCCGTGGCGTGGAGCGGGGACAAGCTGGGCCGCTCCGAATCCTCCATGCTGGTCGCCGATCCGGTGCTGGCCGACCTGGGCCTGCCGCGCTTCCTGGCGCCGGGGGACCGGGCGGTGGTCCCGGTGACGCTCGACAACGTCGCCGGCCCGGCGGGCGCCTACACCATCTCCCTGATCGCCAGCGGTGCCGTGTCGCTCAGCGAGGGCAGCATCGCCGTGCCCGAGCTGGGCAAGGGCAAGCGGGCCACCGCCGGGCGGGTCCTGACCGCCAACGGCGTCGGCACGGGCCACATCGCGCTCGACGTGACCGGGCCGGACGGCCTGCGTATCACGCGCCAGTGGGAAATCCCGGTGCGTCCGGCCTCGCCGCTGGTCACCCGCCGCACCGCCTCCATGCTGGCCCCGGAGCGCAGCGTCGAGTTGCCCGCCGACCTGCTGAACGGCCTGCGTCCGGAGACCGCGACGGCGGCCCTGTCGCTCGGCAACCTGCCGGACCTCGACATTCCCGGCCTGCTGACCGCGCTGGAGCGCGGCGGCCCCGGCGGGCTGGAGATGACGGCCAGCCGCGCGCTGCCACTGCTGTCGCTGGGCGACGTGGCGGTGGCGCTGGGCGTCGCCTCGGACGAGCGGGTGAAGGCGCGGGTGCAGCGGTCGGTGGACCGGGTGTTGACCTTCCAGCGGACGGACGGCGCCTTCGCCGCCTGGTCGCCGAAGGGGGAGGCCGATTCCTGGCTGACCGCCTACGCCCTGGACTTCCTGGGCCGCGCCAAGGCCGCCGGCTACCGCGTGCCGGAGGGGCCCTACCGCAAGGGGCTGGACGGGCTGCGCGGCGCGCTCGACAACGCCTGGGTGGAGGCCGACGAGCAGCCGGCCCGCGCCTACGCGCTCTATGTGCTGGCCCGCGCCAAGATGATCGACGCCGGTGCCGTCCGCTACTTCCAGGAGACCTTCTGGGACAAGCTGCAGACCGACTTCGCCCGCGCCCAGGTGGCCACGGCCATCGCCGCGCTGGGCGACAAGGACCGCGCGGCGGAAGCCTTCGGGCGGCTGTCCGGCGCCCGCGTCGTGTCGGCCAGCCTGCGCGATTACGGCTCGTCCCTGCGCGACGAGGCCGGCGTGGTGGCGCTGATGGGCGAGAGCGGCGTGGTCGAGCGGGAGCGTCTGACCCAGGCGACCGAGCGCCTGTCCAAGACCTACGCCGCCGTCCGCACCACCGGCGTGCAGGAGCAGGCGTGGCTTCTCCAGGCGGCCAAGGCGCTCATTGACCGGGCGCCGGCGATGAAGATCGCCCAGAAGGACGCGCAGGGGGCCGAGCAGGTCGCCGAGGGCGTCAAGCCGCTGTTCCAGCGCATCGACCCGGCGGCTCCGCCGGCCATCCGCAACGCCGGGGGCGAGCCGCTGCGCCAGATCCTGTCGGTGTCCGGCATTGCCGACGCGGCGCCGGGGGCGGAGGAGCAGGGCATGACCGTGACCCGCAGCCTGTTCGACATGACCGGCCGCCCCGCCGATCCGGGCGCCGTCCGTCCGAACGACCGGCTGGTGGTGATCCTGGAGGGCAGCGCCTCCGATCCGGTGGACCGGCAGGTCCTGGTGTCCGATCCGCTGCCCGCCGGCTTCGAGATCGAGGCCGCCCGCTTCGCCGGGGGCGGGGCGCCGCTGGGCGACCTGTCCTGGTTGGGCGAGCTGACCGCGCCCCGCGCCGTCGATTACCGCGACGACCGCTTCGTCGCCGCGTTGGACATGACGAAGCAGGCGCCGCGCTTCCGGCTGGTCTATCTGGTGCGCGCGGTGACGCCCGGCGACTACGCCCAGCCCGGCGCCGTGGTGGAGGATCTCTACCGCCCGCACCAGTCGGCCCGCACCGCGGCGTCGCGCCTGCGCGTCCTGCCGGAGTGA
- a CDS encoding sensor histidine kinase produces the protein MRLPISFRWCVFAIAAVAITVVWGAHAQVVRELLDGQTREAVAKAEIMVRAFAKSTHRAVHEVDITLRSLALEFGESGLPGVRSFLDQTLYDPTLIHHFTLLDADGTVLLRSEGPGGRANERDETAFAFHQGTGRDLMHIGAPFPGTTGGGPLLRFSRRLTDGDGGFAGLVIANIDPDILGEFYQQANLGPQGVVTLIGMDKVIRARGASRGVEAVGLAIPQSRLWKELGRSLAGVYWQESQTDGVLRAFAYRLVENYPLVATVGVAQADIEAAVADLRNTLFLLAAILTASILLVTLFLLLQHRTAERLRAALALNRNFLARVSHELRTPLNAILGFSEVIRDQMLGPQAGGRYADYARDIHESGRHLLGLINDIMDLSRLQAGTLPLHPEDLDVAPVVEWAFRVVAPQADAKGIRLDMNVEPGHHSVSADQRALKQMLLNLLANAVTFTPDGGRILVTVGGGPDGGCRVRVADNGIGMTPEQLHQAAEPFGQAEVHVALPGQGSGLGLSIVKSLMEAHGGRLCIDSRPGEGSQFTLEFAG, from the coding sequence ATGCGCCTGCCGATCTCGTTCCGCTGGTGCGTGTTCGCCATCGCCGCCGTTGCGATCACGGTGGTTTGGGGAGCCCACGCGCAGGTGGTGCGCGAACTGCTTGACGGCCAGACGCGGGAGGCGGTGGCGAAGGCCGAGATCATGGTCCGCGCCTTCGCCAAGAGCACCCACCGCGCGGTGCACGAGGTGGACATCACGCTGCGTTCCCTGGCGCTGGAGTTCGGGGAGAGCGGCCTGCCCGGCGTCCGCAGCTTCCTCGACCAGACGCTCTACGATCCGACGCTGATCCATCACTTCACCCTGCTCGACGCCGACGGGACCGTGCTGTTGCGCAGCGAAGGGCCGGGTGGGCGGGCGAACGAACGGGACGAGACCGCTTTCGCTTTCCACCAGGGCACCGGCCGCGACCTGATGCACATCGGCGCGCCCTTTCCCGGGACGACCGGCGGCGGGCCGCTTCTGCGCTTCAGCCGACGGCTGACCGACGGGGACGGCGGCTTCGCGGGGCTCGTGATCGCCAACATCGACCCCGACATCCTGGGGGAGTTCTACCAGCAGGCCAATCTGGGGCCGCAGGGGGTGGTGACCCTGATCGGGATGGACAAGGTGATCCGCGCCCGCGGGGCGTCGCGCGGCGTCGAGGCGGTCGGCCTCGCCATCCCCCAGTCCCGCCTGTGGAAGGAGCTGGGCCGGTCGCTCGCCGGTGTCTATTGGCAGGAGTCGCAGACCGACGGCGTCCTGCGTGCCTTCGCCTACCGCCTGGTGGAGAATTATCCGCTGGTCGCGACGGTCGGCGTCGCACAGGCGGACATCGAGGCGGCGGTGGCCGATCTGCGCAACACGCTGTTCCTGCTGGCGGCGATCCTGACCGCGTCCATTCTGCTGGTGACGCTGTTCCTTCTGCTGCAGCACCGCACGGCGGAGCGGCTGCGCGCCGCGCTGGCCCTGAACCGCAATTTCCTCGCCCGCGTCAGCCACGAGCTGCGCACGCCGCTGAACGCCATCCTCGGCTTCTCCGAGGTCATCCGCGACCAGATGCTGGGGCCGCAGGCCGGCGGGCGCTACGCCGACTACGCCCGCGACATCCATGAATCGGGGCGGCACCTGCTGGGGCTGATCAACGACATCATGGATCTGTCGCGGCTCCAGGCGGGAACGCTGCCCCTGCATCCGGAGGATCTCGACGTCGCTCCGGTCGTGGAATGGGCGTTCCGCGTGGTCGCGCCGCAGGCCGACGCCAAGGGCATCCGGCTCGACATGAACGTCGAGCCGGGGCATCACAGCGTCTCGGCGGACCAGCGCGCCCTGAAGCAGATGCTCCTGAACCTGCTGGCCAACGCCGTCACCTTCACGCCGGACGGCGGGCGCATCCTGGTGACGGTCGGCGGCGGGCCGGACGGCGGGTGCCGCGTCCGGGTGGCGGACAACGGCATCGGCATGACGCCGGAGCAACTCCATCAGGCCGCGGAGCCCTTCGGGCAGGCCGAGGTGCATGTGGCGCTTCCCGGGCAGGGCAGCGGGCTGGGGCTGTCCATCGTCAAGTCGCTGATGGAGGCCCATGGCGGACGCCTGTGCATCGACAGCCGGCCCGGCGAGGGCAGCCAGTTCACGCTGGAATTCGCCGGCTGA
- a CDS encoding 3-hydroxyacyl-CoA dehydrogenase/enoyl-CoA hydratase family protein — MQIKRAAVIGSGVMGSGIAAHFANAGIPVVLLDIPAKEGDDRSAIAKGAIQRLLKTDPAPFMHPKNARLVTPGNLEDDLALLADVDWIVEAIVENPAVKADLYRRIDPVRKEGSVVSSNTSTIPLGVLVEGQSDAFKRDFLITHFFNPPRYMRLLEIVGGEATRPDALAAVADVCDRALGKGVVRCKDTPGFIANRIGVYWIQTAINAAVDLGLTVEEADAIVGRPMGIPKTGVFGLVDLVGLDLMPHIAKSLLTTLPENDPYRAAFREHPVITKMIAEGYTGRKGKGGFYRLNREGGAKVKEAIDLSTGAYRRSDKPKLESVSAAGRDLRALADFPDRTGQYARRVLAQTLAYAASLVPEIADSIVAVDEGMRLGYNWKQGPFELIDRLGTAWFADLCRSEGIPVPPLVEQAAGRPFYRVEDGKLQHLTTAGLYDTVVRPDGVLLLSDIKRASKPVWKNSSASLWDIGDGVLCVEFTSKMNALDGDIMAAYGKAMKLIGDGKGDWKALVIHNESDNFSVGANLGLALFALNVGLWPQIEELVEGGQRAYRALKYAPFPVVSAPSGMALGGGCEILLHSDHVQAHAETYMGLVEVGVGLIPGWGGCTEMLARHAANPRTPKGPMPPIAGAFETISLAKVAKSAAEAKDLLYLRPGDGITMNRDRLLADAKAKALELAANYTPPEKVTYTLPGPNGRAALELFLEGFALQGKATPHDMVVCGKLAGILTGGPKADVTQPVTEDQMLALERKAFMELVRTEGTIDRVEHMLTTGKPLRN; from the coding sequence ATGCAGATCAAACGCGCCGCCGTGATCGGCTCCGGCGTGATGGGCAGCGGCATCGCCGCCCATTTCGCCAACGCCGGCATCCCCGTCGTCCTGCTCGACATCCCCGCCAAGGAGGGTGACGACCGCAGCGCCATCGCCAAGGGGGCCATCCAGAGGCTTCTGAAGACCGACCCCGCGCCCTTCATGCACCCGAAGAACGCCAGGCTGGTGACACCGGGCAATCTGGAGGACGACCTCGCCCTGCTGGCCGACGTCGACTGGATCGTCGAGGCCATCGTCGAGAACCCGGCGGTCAAGGCCGACCTCTACCGCCGCATCGACCCGGTGCGCAAGGAAGGCTCCGTGGTGTCGTCCAACACCTCGACCATCCCGCTGGGCGTGCTGGTCGAGGGGCAGTCGGACGCCTTCAAGCGCGACTTCCTGATCACCCACTTCTTCAACCCGCCGCGCTACATGCGGCTGCTGGAGATCGTCGGCGGCGAGGCCACCCGGCCCGACGCGCTGGCCGCCGTCGCCGACGTCTGCGACCGCGCGCTGGGCAAGGGTGTGGTCCGCTGCAAGGACACGCCGGGCTTCATCGCCAACCGCATCGGCGTCTACTGGATCCAGACGGCGATCAACGCCGCCGTCGATCTCGGCCTGACGGTGGAGGAGGCCGACGCCATTGTGGGCCGCCCCATGGGCATCCCGAAGACCGGCGTGTTCGGTCTGGTCGATCTCGTCGGGCTGGACCTGATGCCGCACATCGCCAAGAGCCTGCTGACGACCCTGCCGGAGAACGACCCCTACCGCGCCGCCTTCCGCGAGCACCCCGTCATCACCAAGATGATCGCGGAGGGCTACACCGGCCGCAAGGGCAAGGGCGGCTTCTACCGCTTGAACCGCGAGGGCGGCGCCAAGGTCAAGGAGGCCATCGACCTGTCCACCGGCGCCTACCGCCGTTCCGACAAGCCGAAGCTGGAGAGCGTGTCCGCCGCCGGGCGCGACCTGCGGGCGCTGGCCGACTTCCCCGACAGGACCGGGCAGTACGCTCGCCGGGTGCTCGCCCAGACGCTGGCCTACGCCGCGTCGCTGGTGCCGGAGATCGCCGACAGCATCGTCGCGGTCGATGAGGGCATGCGGCTCGGCTACAACTGGAAGCAAGGCCCGTTCGAGCTGATCGACCGGCTGGGCACCGCCTGGTTCGCCGACCTTTGCCGCAGCGAGGGCATTCCCGTCCCGCCGCTGGTCGAACAGGCCGCCGGGCGGCCCTTCTACCGGGTGGAGGACGGCAAGCTCCAGCACCTGACCACCGCCGGCCTCTACGACACGGTGGTGCGTCCCGACGGCGTTCTGCTGCTGTCCGACATCAAGCGGGCGTCGAAGCCGGTGTGGAAGAACAGCTCGGCCAGCCTGTGGGACATCGGCGACGGCGTGCTGTGCGTCGAGTTCACCAGCAAGATGAACGCGCTGGACGGCGACATCATGGCCGCCTACGGCAAGGCGATGAAGCTGATCGGCGACGGGAAGGGCGACTGGAAGGCCTTGGTCATCCACAACGAGTCCGACAACTTCTCGGTCGGCGCCAACCTCGGCCTCGCCTTGTTTGCCCTGAACGTCGGGCTGTGGCCGCAGATCGAGGAGCTGGTGGAGGGCGGCCAGCGCGCCTACCGCGCCCTGAAGTATGCCCCCTTCCCGGTGGTGTCGGCGCCCAGCGGCATGGCGCTCGGCGGCGGCTGCGAAATTCTGCTGCATTCCGACCACGTCCAGGCCCACGCCGAGACCTACATGGGGCTGGTCGAGGTCGGCGTCGGGCTGATCCCCGGCTGGGGCGGCTGCACGGAGATGCTGGCCCGCCACGCCGCCAACCCCCGCACGCCGAAGGGGCCGATGCCGCCGATCGCCGGCGCCTTCGAGACCATCAGCCTCGCCAAGGTCGCCAAGTCGGCGGCGGAAGCCAAGGATCTGCTGTACCTGCGCCCCGGCGACGGCATCACCATGAACCGCGACCGCCTGCTGGCCGACGCCAAGGCCAAAGCGCTGGAACTGGCGGCGAACTACACCCCGCCCGAGAAGGTCACCTACACGCTGCCCGGCCCCAACGGGCGGGCCGCGCTGGAGCTGTTCCTCGAAGGCTTCGCGCTCCAGGGCAAGGCGACGCCGCACGACATGGTCGTCTGCGGCAAGCTGGCCGGCATCCTGACCGGCGGGCCGAAGGCCGACGTCACCCAGCCGGTGACCGAGGACCAGATGCTGGCGCTGGAGCGCAAGGCCTTCATGGAACTGGTGCGCACCGAGGGCACCATCGACCGGGTGGAACACATGCTGACCACCGGCAAGCCGCTGCGGAACTGA
- a CDS encoding MerR family transcriptional regulator — protein MSQPARLMGLGARDDGLAPGADGAGRSFAIGELADEFGLTHRTIRHYEDEGLLAPERDGTARVYGHRDRARLALICRGKRLGFSLAEIKEFLTLYDADEIQKEQMRFMQRIARRRIADLERQLQDVQQTLGELRIIDTQISDHFRKNGITETQTTEDTQP, from the coding sequence ATGTCGCAACCCGCGAGGTTGATGGGGCTGGGCGCGCGCGACGACGGACTCGCTCCCGGCGCGGACGGCGCCGGGCGCTCCTTCGCCATCGGTGAGCTGGCTGACGAGTTCGGGCTGACCCACCGCACCATCCGCCATTACGAGGACGAAGGGCTGCTGGCGCCGGAGCGCGACGGCACCGCCCGGGTGTACGGCCACCGCGACCGCGCGCGCCTCGCGCTGATCTGCCGGGGCAAGCGGCTTGGCTTCAGCCTCGCCGAGATCAAGGAATTCCTCACCCTCTACGACGCGGACGAAATCCAGAAGGAGCAGATGCGCTTCATGCAGCGCATCGCCCGCCGCCGCATCGCCGACCTGGAACGGCAGCTTCAGGACGTCCAGCAGACGCTGGGCGAGCTGCGCATCATCGACACCCAGATCTCCGACCATTTCCGCAAGAACGGAATCACGGAGACGCAGACCACGGAGGACACGCAACCATGA
- a CDS encoding thiolase family protein, with protein MTSAPLTTPANPVVIAGYARSPFAFANKGELAKVRPDDLLAHVAAALVERTGVNPQDIEDVVVGCAFPEGEQGMNIARTVSFLAKLPLTAGATTINRYCGSSMQAIHQAAGAIQMGAGEVFLCGGIESMSRVPMMGYNPLPHPGLKDQYPEAYCSMGVTAENVARRYGISRADQEAMAAESHAKAAAAQQAGRLAEEIVAIQTAAGLVERDGCIRPGTSGETLSGLKPAFLADGSVTAGTSSPLTDGASAVLVTTEAYAKANGLPILARIRSVAVAGCAPEVMGLGPVPAAQKALARAGLSIRDIDVIELNEAFAAQAIACMRDLDIDPAKVNLDGGAIALGHPLGATGARITGKAAALLKREGKQFALATQCIGGGQGIATVLEAV; from the coding sequence ATGACCTCGGCGCCTTTGACCACGCCCGCCAATCCGGTCGTCATCGCCGGCTACGCCCGCTCCCCCTTCGCCTTCGCCAACAAGGGCGAGCTGGCGAAGGTGCGTCCCGACGACCTGCTGGCCCATGTCGCCGCGGCGCTGGTCGAGCGCACGGGCGTCAACCCGCAGGACATCGAGGATGTGGTCGTCGGCTGTGCCTTCCCCGAAGGCGAGCAGGGCATGAACATCGCCCGCACCGTGTCCTTCCTGGCGAAGCTGCCGCTGACCGCCGGGGCCACCACGATCAACCGCTACTGCGGCTCCTCCATGCAGGCGATCCATCAGGCGGCCGGCGCCATCCAGATGGGGGCGGGCGAGGTCTTCCTGTGCGGCGGCATCGAGTCGATGAGCCGGGTCCCGATGATGGGCTACAACCCGCTGCCCCATCCGGGCCTGAAGGACCAGTATCCGGAAGCCTATTGCTCCATGGGCGTCACGGCGGAGAATGTCGCCCGCCGTTACGGGATCTCCCGCGCCGACCAGGAGGCGATGGCCGCCGAGTCCCACGCCAAGGCCGCCGCGGCGCAGCAGGCCGGGCGCCTCGCCGAGGAGATCGTCGCCATCCAGACCGCCGCCGGCCTCGTGGAGCGCGACGGCTGCATCCGCCCCGGCACCAGCGGTGAAACGCTGAGCGGCCTGAAGCCCGCCTTCCTGGCCGACGGTTCGGTCACCGCCGGCACCTCCTCCCCGCTGACGGACGGCGCCTCGGCGGTGCTGGTGACGACGGAGGCCTACGCCAAGGCCAACGGCCTGCCGATCCTCGCCCGCATCCGCTCCGTCGCGGTGGCCGGCTGCGCGCCGGAGGTGATGGGGCTCGGCCCGGTCCCGGCGGCGCAGAAGGCGCTGGCGCGCGCCGGCCTGTCCATCCGCGACATCGACGTGATCGAGCTGAACGAGGCCTTCGCCGCGCAGGCCATCGCCTGCATGCGCGACCTCGACATCGACCCGGCCAAGGTGAACCTGGACGGCGGGGCCATCGCGCTCGGCCACCCGCTCGGCGCCACCGGCGCCCGCATCACCGGCAAGGCGGCGGCCCTGCTGAAGCGCGAGGGCAAGCAGTTCGCGCTCGCCACCCAGTGCATCGGCGGCGGCCAGGGCATCGCCACGGTTCTGGAAGCGGTCTGA